The nucleotide sequence TCTCTCGTACTCGAACGATATGGGATTTCTTTGGACAAAGAACAATTGAAATCTCTTTCGAGGTAAGGACTGAGTATTACGGTGTAATACTAAGCTGAAGCTAAATTTTAGAATCCACGGATTACGGTTTCTCTCCCTGTGTTGCACACCACATTCAAGGCTCTTCCAGACCGGCAGTGCCCAAACTGTCTCTATTTCCTCTTTCTTCCGTCTCGGGCCATGTGCCGGGCGGCGATATACCCGAAGACCATGCTCTTGCCCTGTGCCGCACCGCTCTCGTAGTGATGGCCCATCAGCAGCATGGCCTGTGTGTTGCTGGTGCCATATAGCCCTGGAATAACCTCTCCGCGGACATCTATGACCTGAGCATTGGCATTGGTTACCAGCCCTCCCAGGTTACCGGCCGTGGTCAAGCCCAGTTTGATGCCATAGAACGGAGGCTTCTCCAAAGGACCCAGCACCGGGCTTGGCTTCCGGCCGGCGAATACTATCTCGCCCCATTGACGGTCATACGTGCTCTCCCCACGGTGGAAGTCGGGGTCACGTCCCTCGCGGGCGAATCTGTTGAAGCGCTCCACCGTCTCCGCGAGGTTATTCCCTGGGATACCTAATGCCTCAGCCAGCGCTGGTACAGTGTCACCCTTCTTGATCCAGTCAGCCATTTCTGTGCCTGTGAGGTCTATTATGGGAAAGATATCCCTGAATGCCTGGTCGCAGACAAAGAATACTGGCCAGTTGAGGTATTCCCCGTTGATGCGGTCATAGGCCGTGAGTGCCCTCCCCTGGTCAGGGTAGAAACACTCGTCGCAGCAGCGCTTACCGTGGCGGTTAACCAGAATCATGCCCGGATAGCCGGAGACGAAGGGGCGATAGAGCGGCCTACCGTTTTCCATGACCTCACCGGGGAGGTTGAGGCCTGGCATGAAGATGCTGTGATCCATGAGCGCCAGGGCACCGCCAACCTCCATCCCCATGATATGGCCGTCCCCCTCGTTAGAGGGTACAGTGTAAGCATACAGAGACGGTGCGTAGATGAACCGCTTGTTCATCTCAGGGTTCCACTCGAATCCTCCCGTGGCCAAGAGCACGCCCTTCCTGCCTCTGACGAAGAAGTCCCGCCCGTCGCGCTGCGCCCGCACTCCGATGACCCGGCCGTTTCGGACGATGAGCTCCCGACCGCGGGTGTTGGTGAGGATGTTGATACCTCGGCGAACGCAGGCCATCACCAGCGGGCCAATCAGTCCTCTGCCCTGCACCCAGGGGTCACGTGGCCCAATAAGATCCTTCACAGGGTCCTTACTCACCTTGGCCAGCATGGGCTGGGTCTTCTCCACTTCGGCCAATATCTGCGGCATGACATCAGGGTTCGGCCAGATCTTGCGGCCCATCGGTTTCCCGCCGGGTACGTCTGCGCAGTACTCCGTGCGGCTGGCATCGGTGGCACATGACATCTTCAAAGGAGTGTTCTGCTCCACCCATTCCAGCATCGGGTTGCAGTTGTCCAGGTAAGCAGCCAGGATCGCCTCATCGTGGTGTCCCATGCTCACCCGACGCACATATCCCAGCGTTTCCTCCCGAGAATCGCTGATGCCCAGTCTCAGCATGTGCTTGTTGAACGGTATCCAGATGATACCGCCGGAAAGAGCAGTAGCCCCGCCCAGGCTATCTGCCTTCTCTAGTACCACCGTGCTCATACCCAGATCATGGCCCAGCATGGCAGCCACCAAACCGCCGCCGCTTGACCCCACCGATACCAGATCAACTTCCAAATCCCACCTGTCAGGAATCCTGGGATGCTTGATCATTGGTCACACCTCCATCATTAGTATGCAAAGATCTCGCTATCTGTGCCTTCAAGTCATCCTCGTGTACGGCACGCCTCATCTGCTCCATACTCCGGTCCAGTTCGGCTTCTGTTAACTCGTCCACGTACACAAGTATAACACAGGCTTGGAGCTAGTTTCCCACTGCCTGGCTACGCTGCCAACGTCCGCACTTGCCCAACAAAATGGCCCAAAGTGGCAGTAGCGGTCAGCAGAATCTGTAAAGCAATCTCCGGGGCAACATGAGGTAATTGCGATTACCTTTTCGTTGTATCGAAATAGCTTCGCGGTACCAGAATCCAGATGCAGACCCCGCCAAATGTCTGAAGAATGGGCGGACGGTTTACCTGGCATGTCAGATCATTTTGAAATTGTGACTGCTTTTGGGTAAGATTGGACTTGCACTGAGCTGACTGCGATGAGAATCGACGCCGTGATCTTCGACTTTGGTGGGGTTCTCACCGAGTCTGTGTATCCCTTCCTCGAAACCATTGGGGCCGAGATGGGCACTGCGCCCGGCCAACTGCTGGAGGCCGTGTTGGGCCCTCCGGACGAAGATGGCGACCATCCCTTTCATCGCCTGGAGCGGGGTGAGATACCATTACAGCAGGCGCGGGACGATATCCTCAGCCGGGCTCGGGCGCTCTACAACCTGGAGGTGGACATTTTGCAGTTGTTCGCTCGGTTGCCCCATGGAGTGCGGCACGAAGTCGTCGATCGGGTTAAGGCCCTCAAGACGGA is from Chloroflexota bacterium and encodes:
- a CDS encoding HAD family phosphatase, whose protein sequence is MRIDAVIFDFGGVLTESVYPFLETIGAEMGTAPGQLLEAVLGPPDEDGDHPFHRLERGEIPLQQARDDILSRARALYNLEVDILQLFARLPHGVRHEVVDRVKALKTEGYPTAMITNNIREFADSWRSMLPVPVDDLFDLVVDSSQEGIRKPNPAIFRLTLQRLGGLVPECTVFLDDAEVNVNAAKLLGMQTVHVRGDISQAIAELDALLG
- a CDS encoding FAD-binding protein gives rise to the protein MIKHPRIPDRWDLEVDLVSVGSSGGGLVAAMLGHDLGMSTVVLEKADSLGGATALSGGIIWIPFNKHMLRLGISDSREETLGYVRRVSMGHHDEAILAAYLDNCNPMLEWVEQNTPLKMSCATDASRTEYCADVPGGKPMGRKIWPNPDVMPQILAEVEKTQPMLAKVSKDPVKDLIGPRDPWVQGRGLIGPLVMACVRRGINILTNTRGRELIVRNGRVIGVRAQRDGRDFFVRGRKGVLLATGGFEWNPEMNKRFIYAPSLYAYTVPSNEGDGHIMGMEVGGALALMDHSIFMPGLNLPGEVMENGRPLYRPFVSGYPGMILVNRHGKRCCDECFYPDQGRALTAYDRINGEYLNWPVFFVCDQAFRDIFPIIDLTGTEMADWIKKGDTVPALAEALGIPGNNLAETVERFNRFAREGRDPDFHRGESTYDRQWGEIVFAGRKPSPVLGPLEKPPFYGIKLGLTTAGNLGGLVTNANAQVIDVRGEVIPGLYGTSNTQAMLLMGHHYESGAAQGKSMVFGYIAARHMARDGRKRK